Sequence from the Mixophyes fleayi isolate aMixFle1 chromosome 4, aMixFle1.hap1, whole genome shotgun sequence genome:
GTTCAAGTAAAGCTCCTATTTATTGTTTATACGACACTCTActctaaatgtattatatatatatatatatatatatatatatatatagccattcTTTggcctttatattttttttaacgtaCAACCATTGGCTAGAACGATCTTCATGTCACAAGCACTTTTTTCTCCCTATATCGCATTCTAACTTCACCTCCTTACTGACATTCTCTTTTCTCGTTGCTTCAGGGGATTCGCGCAGATGGGGAACGCGTGTCCTTGTTACACGTGTAATATTCCCGTCATGCCCGCTTGCATACTCCCTCCACGCCGGAACAACGGTCCGCGAAACCGCAACCTTCACAGTTGCTATGCAGAGGGTTGTTATAACAGAAGAGGTAAAGAAAAGGGGGGACTAAAAAAATAAGAGTAGAAGTGGAGGGAGAACAGGTTAGTAGAGAAAACTGCTACGGTTAATGAGATCTTGAAGTAACTTGATATTCTCGAAGGCATTAGGAGATAAAGGAGTTAGCAAAGGAAAGTAAGATTGAGTAGATGTGGTGGTTGGGGCGGACCTTAATTAACGTAGGAAGACTGACCTCTGTTTTTTGGCTCTGCACAGACCCTTACATTCCTGGCATGGAATGCGTCCACCCTAAAAGCAGGACTAAAAACCATCTTCCCAGAGTGATGTACCCCAGTTCCCTACACGTGAGCACAGGGTCCACCGTGGCTACTTGTCTCAGTCAGGGCAGCCTAACCCAGTGTGATCTCGATGACCTCATTTTGGACGACATAAAGGAGACCGACGAAGAAGAGAGTGATGACGACAGCTAGGATCCAAAGAGAACACCAAAAGGTTCATATGGTTTGTCTCTATCTGCTCAGTAGTTCCGAATGAGCATGTCCTGTTATGTGACTACAGCTGACCTGTAATGGAGGTTAATGTCTGTTTAGGAGAATCAAACTAACAGTTAAGAGTTCAGCAAGCAAATGTTTAGTTTTAAAGAAAATCGAGTGCCTTATAGTGGCTTGGGTCTACCTAGATTCATAATTACACTGTTTCACCCCCTGTTAATCTCTTACATTACACCTATCTACCACCTCATTAGTAGCTTCCGTTTTGACTTTCCGCTGTCTGTTCGATCATTGATCAAATGTTTCTCTTTGTACCTTTGATGTTAACAGACAGATGTTGCATTATCTTACAACGTTCCGTCACCCTATTGCTTCAGCTTTAAAATGTTGCAGAAAAAGTAGTTTTGGAAGAATACagttttatagaaaataaaaatataagcttTGGACCAAATGTTCTCatatttcattctagttttaaCATCATAGGAATCTGTGTTAAATACACATCTACTCTGTTGATTATTAGAGTGTGCAGGCAGTGGGTGAAAATGGAAATACTTTGGTGAAATAGACACCAAGCATATTTAAAAGCAAGGGCATCCACACGTGTGTCTTGTATTATTTACAACTAATAACATCCCATTGTGGTCAGGCTCATGTGTAAAAATGCTGCACTACCCTTCCTGCTTGTAATTAGCATTTTTGCAGCTCTCGGCAACATTGAAGAGGGGTCATTTATGGGACACATGTGGAATGAGCTGCAATGACTTATGCAGCTTAATGTTTTCCAAACAACTGTGTCTAAGGTGGTGTCATCATGGAACTACGAGAGCAAAACATCTGCAAAGGGCAACAGTGGGTAGAAGTGCCTACTCCAGGATCGTGATTTCTGTGCGGTAATTCAAAGTCCAAAGCAGGAGAACAACTTCAGATTAATTGCCTGCAAATCTCAACCTGTGGTGCGAGCAAccagttttctaaaaaaaaaatacaaaaacaaaaaagcattcTGACAGTAACTACACAGAGCAGGTGGCATAAACCGCTCCTTACACCTGGCAATGATTCTTTGCAAGTTCAAAGTTGGAAGAGCACAGGCAATGGAATAGTAATCAGTGGAGGTATCGTCAGATTAATGTGAATGGGCAGATAATCATCCTtcaccatatcatcatcatttatatagcgccactaattctgcagcgctgtacagagaacgcacttccatcagtccctgccccaatagagcttacagtctaaattccctaacacacacacacacacacacacacacacagactagggtctatttgacaacagtcaattaacctattagtatgtttttggattgtgggaggaaaccagagcacctggaggaaacccacgcaaacacagggagaacatacaaactcctcacagataaggccatggtcgggaattgaactcacgaccccaagTGCTGTGActcagaagtgttaaccactaagccaccgtgctgatccAGACAAATGCACGTGTAGTGCCAACCTAAAGAACTCTACAGCCCTGAGTGATTGTTTCCAACAGTGGAGGGTTCTGGTGGTTGTGTAATGTTGTGAGGTACATTTTTCTGGCATGGTTTGGGTGCAGTCATTCGCTTAGAAGGCAAGGTCGATGCTAATCGGTAATTGATAGTATAGAGTGATAATCTTCACCCCATATTACGGCATTTCTTTCCTGACATTATGGTTTGATTGTGATACCCATATGTCATGGCTTTCTCAGCCACCAGATATAAAGCCAATCAAACATTTATGGGATATTCGGGTAGAAACCTTAAGAGAGTGTTTTCTGCCACCATCAACCAAGCATCAGTTTTATGACTTTCTTGTGGCGGAATGGTGCTGCTCCTGACGTTAGTAAGTTCATGACACAACACATACAGGGAGTAATGGCCCTACACCCTATATagtgactttatattggtgtttccgTTTTTTGGCCtctgtatatattaatataaatggacATTTCAGACACCACTACCAGCATATAGCGTTATGGTTAGAGGCGATGCGGATATCATTACAAGCAGGGTGTCCATTAGTGAGATACTCTTTGCTTAATGTAGGATGTTCAATTGAAAGACGCATATTAATTAACATCAACAAATATTATCTGTGTATAGGTACTCCGTATCTTTATACAGTGAGGATCATAGTGTATAAATACTCAGCATTATTATACAGCGTGTTCATTATCAATATACAAATAGCCAACATCATTGTACAGAACAAATCCAACAGTCTTTGACAATTCAAAGTATATACAAACTATATTGCATCTTGAATGTACAGTAACAATTTGGCCACCCATTCACAAAAAGGATGTCTTGAAATTAGATAGAGGAAGTGTGGCTTAGTTAATGCACAGGTGAGCCTACTGTAAAGTTGTTTTGATATGCAGTAAACGAGGCACCAATAGaattcacaaatatacataacAGAACTTGACATTACTGTTTCTTTCATTTGAATGAAAACTATTGTTCTCTGTTGTCAGCTATTTTGGGTAACAGTAACTAAAAGAGTCTGCCTGCAGTGTCCTTTAACAGGATGACttacaggaagtctgctgtgtgtcACCACTCACAATCTAAACATTAGACCAAATATCTTCCATTCTCATAAGCTCCTGAAGCTTGTGCATATATACTTGTGAATATTATTAGACGctgtaatatatacatggcccatTCAAAAACAAACATCCAATGCGACCTGTTGAATATGATGCCAGAGGACATAATGTCACTCTTTGTGAGtggaagaaaaaatatttaatctcCAGTTAcaaaagggttctttactgtaagagcaGTAAAACTATAAGTACTTGAACTGGTAGCACAGAGACTAGGTAAACTCAAAGGATTAGGCACCCTCCTAGCAAAACAGAAAATCCAGAATGTGTATAATAATATCTATGATGTGTTATGATATAGTCAAGTTGCCAATGTGGAGTGTGTAGATTGTTTTTTAGGGCAAATCTAGATGTAgcctatgtatgtatttatttacttaattatCTCTGGATCAACTGAATAGTGACTTTGAAATGGAAATTTGAATGATGTATTAAGTCGCTATTTGTTGGGTTTTATTAGCATGGAAACCTTCTTAAGAGAGTAGGCACCGCCACGGAATTCAGCCCAGTATACTCCATCCTGGTAGCGGCTGCGGTAATGACCGCCACGGTACCACATGCCGTTAAGGTTGGAGTGGGCGCACATATTGTACCACCAGCCGCCTTTCTGAAAATGTGCACAGTTACCTTTGGAAAGACAACACAAAGGGTTAGAATAGTTACCCTGTGATTGCAGTTTGTAGCCAACACCAAAATATTTGTGCAGATAAAATATGCATGGAATTTTAAGTAAACCTCTTAAAAACAATAGTTGTAATGTTACAACTCACAGTAAAAGTCCAAtaaaatttacattattttacagcTACAAATAAGTAATAAGTACAAACAATAACTCGAAGAGACTTAGAAAAGTGAAAAAATTTAAAAGAATCTCGCCTATTTTCACTTGTTTAAGTTCCGGTTATTTGTACCTCTATATCAGTTTACTACTTTAgggtttatgtgtaatattatatcaTACTGAATTCTACTTTTCTTCAGCATCCAAGGGGAGACAGCGGGTACATTGGGATATAGTGTAGGGGCATGCCAGAATTATAAGAATCTTAGCAGTTGTCCATAGCTCCTCCTGTTATGCCTTCAGTTCAGTTTAAGTGCCAGGCGAAGCAAGACCTGTTTTTTCCCTTGGGCTGCTTGGcagaattttttactttttattttattttaaaactgacgGCCCCAGTGCCACAACAGTGGTTCTTAGATCCGCGACTGCAGTTGTCAGTTCTGCAGCGCACAGCGCGGATGGTTGTGCACTGTCAGGAGCGGGGCATCAGAGGTATCGAAGGGTGACTTCACTGCCACCCTTTGCTCCATCTCTGGATTCCTCTGCAGGAGCTGATTACAGCCGTTGCAGGCTGGTGCACTGGGTTTCCATACAGTGGCTTCAGGAATTGCAGTCGTTGCTTCACCGCGCACCGGAGGACGGTAGACTGTGAGTATTAACCTCTCCCAGCACAGTGCTAGGAGAGGGGTTTAGAGAGTCGCTGAGTGCCCCCAGGGATGGCTGCCTCCTTTAGTATAGGGGCAGACATTAAAGAGCTGGGGCAGGTGGGAATTACAACACCATGTAAGCCCCTGCCAGGGACTGGATTGGTGGAGGGGTTTGTCCTTCCaatccagtgctgggccctggggtgAGGTGCGTCTTTCCTTTCCCTGCACTTCCTCTCTGGTGGTCATTTCACTTTTGGAGCTCAAGCACTCCTTTTATCTGCCCTTTTATCTGTAAGGTACAAGTTTGTGAGGTTGGTTTTCTGAGTGATTAGCCCCTCAGATTATAGGGCTCTGGGGCTATATTGCAGACTCACTTTATTTTTCCGGATTGTGTGCTGCTTCTGTCCTTTATGGAATTTTTTCTTCTTGTCTGTGTCTATCCTGTCAGACAGGGGGAGATCCTAGAGGGCAAAGGCTTGGGTAATGTGCGCCTAGGGACTCTGGTTCTGACATGACGGAGCGTCCCTGGGCTAGTGTCACGAGTCAACTATGGGTGAGATTGCTCAACTAGTCCATTCCATATTTGGGGGTGGTCTTTCCAAGCTTCACTAGCAACTTTGGTACAAGGCTTGGTTTTGGTTTCCTCCACTCTAGAGAGGATTTTGGAATCCTTGTGTCATGCAGGAGTGTGGTGGCGCCCCATTCTGGCAATAAGATTCCAACTGTACTTCCcaggcggggggtggggggggagggcgAAGTGCTTGTTGGGTCAGATGAAGTCACCGCTGACCGTCGGGTGGAGGAATAAATATGAGCTGTGCACCTGGTATTAGACATCATAGAGAAGGCAGCCCCAGAGACAGCGGAGCCTTCTCTGTTTAAGCGAAGGTCGAAAAGCTCTCTTTCCCCTCTTCTTTCCAATTGGATGGTTTGTTGGGTGAGGCTTGGAAGTCAGCATCGGAAGTTCCAAGTGTCCTGTAAGCTGTAGTCCCTTTATCCTATTCCCTCTGAAGATATTACTAAATGGGAAACGCCTCCAAGATTAGTTGCACGGTTGTCTAAGACAACTACCATAAGGTCGAAAGCGTACTTAAGTCCATGTTTGTGGCAGCAGGTGACTTCTTGAGGCACACCTTGGCATTTGCTTGGGTGAACAAATGTATGGAACgccagcatatatatataaagtgttcTTACTACTGGACAAGATTCTTGCCTTGCCGAAGATGGTAAGGTCTATATTGGCTGTCGAGCAGACTTCGGTACACTTCTGCATGAGGTCCAGTATGCTCAGTTCCATATGAGGTAGTTTCAACTGAAACTTCGCTCTAAATGGAACAGATCTTGGCTGAACCTTTCCAGTCAGGTGTTTTGTCTTTCCCCATGGGTGCGCCAGTCGCACTTTTATTGGCTGCAGGAGGACACCTTCTGCAGGGGTCACCCATTCTCAGTGCCTTCAGGTGAGCAAAGCAGTATGTCTTCACACCCATTTTCAGGGACTTTGGACCCTGGAAGAATCCAAGCTTCCAATTAATGGGTTGGAAATGCAAGCAGTGTTCTGCACTCTGGTTAGTAACGACCATTTGCTGCTGAGCAGGGGAGTGAAAATACAGTTGGACAATGCCACACATACCTCAATCACCAGGAGCAACAGGAGTTCACTAGCCATGCGAGAGACAGACAGGATCTTTCAATGGGCCAGAAATGGGTGGATAATTGGGAGGCCAATTTTCTGAGCAGACAGACTCTGCACCCTGGCAAGTGGTCTCTGCATCCAGAGTTGGTTCGCTAGAATGTGGACATGTGGGGTTAACATGCCGACATGGGGGCCTCTTGGTTGAATCTAAAGTAGTGTCCACATTAATCAAGATATTGTCATCCCAGTTCTGACCAAGAGTAAGTCTTCAGAGGATGTGACTTCTATTTGTTTTCTTGATATGGTCAGAACTTATGTGCGTAGGACTCAAAACGTGCAAAGGACTGAGGATCTTTTGGTTCTCTATGATGTGCACAAAAGAAGCTGGACATCTGTATTCCTTTAGGCTTATTGCGTAACAGGACAGCCTATTCCAGAGAATCTTCAGGCTCACACCACTAGGATCGTGAGTGCTTCCCGCATGGCTTGGAGCATCGAATGTGCAGCTGTGTTGGGCGGCTACCTGGTTCTCTGTCCACACTTTTACCTGATTCTGCAAGTTCAATGTGTTTTCTTCAAAGGATGCCAGACTGGGGAGAAAGAAGTGTTCCCATCCGTGATGGCAGTTTTGAGACATCCCCAATGTAACTTGTCCCCCAATGGATACTGTAGGAAATATGATTTATATACTTaagttaaatccatttctcctagtccattgggggacaccgggtgTCCACCCTTTATGCTCTGGGTTCTCCTTTTGTGTGAcatgtttggtttggttttgttcaGGAGGATGTTGTTCCATCCTTTCTGTTCATTTCTTTCTCTATATTTCCCCTTTTCCATGGGGACtggttaaacataaactcaaTGCCTTAGTGGAGAGTggtacaggagggggggggggatatggaGAACTGTTAAGATTCTTAAAATGCTTGGATCCCCTACACTATACCCCATTGTACATCAATGGACTTaaatggatttaacgtaagtataaaaattcaATTTTAAGTGCTGTAGAGCTTCCATCATGAAGTAGAATGCCTCTACTTCAAAAGAAACAAATAGTTTTGCCATATTACTCACCCGAGTACGAATCTCTATCCTTGTCCAAGGTGCTAAACTGTTTGTCATTGTGCCAGGATAAGGAGTCTCCAGCAGTGCCACGATACTGGCCCAGCCGCAGCCTGTAGAAATCAGTCTCTGGTTCCAAACGAAAGTGGTCATACTCGGCACTAACTTGTCTACCCTGCCAGTCTTCCATGAGGATGAGAAGTTTATAGCTCTCTTGGCTGGTCAACCAGTGAATATTTTCAAGACCCAACCAGTATTCACTGTCCAAATTACCAAACCCGTTCTGTGTAGGTGTACAGGACAAAAAATAAGAAGTATGGATGAATTAGTGAAAATATAGGAATACAATTACCAATGCAACATAAAAACAACAGCAACAATAAAAGGAGTACTAAAGACTCTGTAAAAGTAATACATATGGGACAGACCTTTTATACTATaataaaattaaagcaaaattTTGCTTATTATTCAATCTCGGTTTCTCTAGTACTAGAATATAGAGTGTACTAAACCACAAATTAGATTTTTCAAATGGCCATAGATTATTTCCATAGATTATTTCTTGTAATGTCATAGAACTTTGTGTGGATTAGCTACACAATTTTTAACGTGTACTTTGCAGTCTGGAACAGACTGTATTGGCAATACAGAGACATAAATATAGAAGTTAAGAAGAAACAATGAACCCGGTAAGACCATACTTTGCTTTAAGTGTCACAACCTAAGCCTACAAGAAAAGGGATGACTTGGTAAAGCCAATGAGAGTAAAGTTTACATCATGAGGTTAGATACAATGGGTATGGTATGAGAATACTACATGTTGAAAGAGAGATGGCTAAAGACAATTAGGTTGGACTCACTTTGTAGTTATGCCAGGTGGTAAAGAAATTGGTTGATCCATCCTGTCTTCTTTGTATAACTGTCCATCCTCCTCCATTCGTCTCTTGCTCACACCATGCCTGCATGATCTGGTTGCTTCTTTCCGGCTTCAGGAGATAAATGCCACTGGACTTCTGTCCTCCCGACAAGGCATCCAGGCAATCCATCCAGGTTCCTGTTCGAGTAGATGACACTAGGTCAGTATTGACAAAATGTGATTTCCCATCTTGACTCCATTTTCTCAGATATGCCATTTACACTCCATGGCTCAGTCTTTCTTTTATCATCTATAAcctatttatttaacttttcaaCTACTTTCCAATAACtccaatatattatatttgtacagTTCATGTGCTTCATctagttttttatatttatttctgtatatCTTTCTCAATGTCCATCCTATAATTGATGTACCTAATGATTTGGTGGACTCAGTTTCTATAATAACGACTGGGGCTTTGGAGGTTGACTTGGGTGCAGAGTCTACTTGTGTTTGGGATGTTTCCTTCCTAGTCGCTGTAACATCTGTTTGTTCCCCATGGATTTCATGGTTGTGCTTCTTCTTTCCATCTGAAGGATTACTGGAATCCCCGCTAGTTGGTGATGAATGGACTGGCACCTGGAAACATATTTGACATGATAGTTAAATGTTTAACTTTCAACTGAATTTGGATCCCAGTAAACAATCAGAAAATATTTAGGAAGAATTCACATAGATGACAGCTTTGGGTTTAAGAGTTTGGTGCTGGAtatttagaaatgtatttcatcAAGCATTTGCTCTTCTGTGCTGGGTGTCTATGAGTGTTATAGACCATTTCTCGACAATGTCCACTACTTCTTGGtccatatataaaagaagaagaggGCAGTATTGTCAGTTATACTCTATAT
This genomic interval carries:
- the ANGPTL6 gene encoding angiopoietin-related protein 6, producing MTFYVLFLLTLLPNLCQPHLTNEHSENNAASRAKCTYTFVVPQQKINGAVCISTAKFPEAFGVNRSEVEELKQELSRQQTEIEELKRLVEADNDVATEMNHLRKESRNMGSRLSHLHTQFFHEVLQKKNESTDVFQGESRGDNSTTEVLKLASKYQDLQEKYNILASLINNQSVIIARLEEQCLQNIVRHQADQVPVHSSPTSGDSSNPSDGKKKHNHEIHGEQTDVTATRKETSQTQVDSAPKSTSKAPVVIIETESTKSLGTWMDCLDALSGGQKSSGIYLLKPERSNQIMQAWCEQETNGGGWTVIQRRQDGSTNFFTTWHNYKNGFGNLDSEYWLGLENIHWLTSQESYKLLILMEDWQGRQVSAEYDHFRLEPETDFYRLRLGQYRGTAGDSLSWHNDKQFSTLDKDRDSYSGNCAHFQKGGWWYNMCAHSNLNGMWYRGGHYRSRYQDGVYWAEFRGGAYSLKKVSMLIKPNK